In Halalkalibaculum roseum, a single window of DNA contains:
- a CDS encoding universal stress protein produces MFAINKILVPTDFSKNSAHAYNPAQQLASKFNAKIDFIHIVPTLRYFNESISNLGLPFSMEKDIYPKVQEESMAKLDSLMEDYIKEENRGESIVRIAPKPSRAIAEEGERGNYDLILMATHGKHESDLLRGTVTEKVIRYSSIPVLATDKTGIEGVKRILVPTDGSQASLSAMPVAVSLALTFDATLTLYHVLELHGSMTENVEPNPMRSEKDNIYDILFDAMDTFFKQSWDKIELRDGEGYDDQLVYNEGASSATIDITTVIEKGVSAHHAIREYAAESADLVVMATHGHSGLSHLFLGSTAEKVTQHLRLPVISVKPDLEEKK; encoded by the coding sequence ATGTTTGCGATTAATAAGATTTTGGTTCCGACTGATTTTTCCAAAAATTCTGCTCACGCATACAATCCTGCACAGCAGCTGGCATCTAAATTCAATGCCAAAATTGATTTCATACATATTGTACCAACGCTAAGGTATTTTAATGAGAGTATTTCCAACCTTGGCCTTCCCTTCAGCATGGAAAAGGATATCTATCCCAAAGTTCAGGAAGAATCCATGGCTAAACTGGACAGCCTGATGGAAGATTATATCAAGGAAGAAAACAGGGGCGAATCTATTGTACGAATTGCTCCCAAGCCATCCAGAGCTATTGCTGAGGAGGGAGAAAGGGGAAATTATGATCTTATTTTAATGGCTACTCATGGCAAACATGAGTCCGATTTGTTACGCGGTACCGTCACCGAAAAGGTGATTCGATATTCTTCTATTCCCGTACTGGCAACCGATAAAACCGGTATTGAAGGAGTTAAAAGAATATTGGTCCCCACCGATGGCTCACAGGCTTCGCTTTCAGCCATGCCGGTTGCAGTATCCCTGGCGCTGACTTTTGATGCCACCTTAACATTGTATCATGTTCTTGAACTTCACGGAAGCATGACTGAGAACGTTGAGCCAAATCCCATGCGGTCAGAAAAAGACAATATTTATGACATCCTGTTTGATGCCATGGATACCTTTTTCAAGCAGTCGTGGGACAAAATCGAGTTGCGCGACGGGGAAGGGTATGATGATCAGCTTGTTTACAACGAGGGGGCCTCAAGTGCTACCATTGATATAACTACCGTAATTGAGAAGGGAGTTTCTGCACACCATGCGATACGTGAATACGCTGCTGAGTCAGCTGATCTGGTGGTGATGGCTACACACGGGCACAGCGGGCTCTCTCACTTGTTCCTCGGTTCAACGGCAGAAAAAGTCACCCAGCACCTTAGACTACCGGTCATATCAGTTAAGCCTGACCTGGAAGAAAAGAAGTAA
- a CDS encoding DNA/RNA non-specific endonuclease, translated as MRLPLLSVAIILLLSVNTTPAQNYSEYNQQLVDEHIYQGMPGYDNILFREAYILSYNHKHRIPNWVAYKVEPGYTNTVPRYGIFNSFRVDQNIPNPVRDQEYVGLYNGGEGYARGHLAPFNISGGDRDGDGLYGVADTNGDGVVNADDMKDLELWEFVSDANEISRVYEINHLSNVAPQDHDGFNGGGGIWRDLERYIQDTVVEEQEKEVWVYAGTVLGRGEMENVGTNNDITVPPMFFKIVVRNDNHGKPLVLAFLLPHHKEAHGEIQDFLVSVDIIEALTGLDFFSKMDEDMEGKLEAEDTWLNWGEF; from the coding sequence ATGCGACTCCCTTTGCTATCGGTAGCAATCATATTGCTGCTCTCTGTAAATACTACCCCTGCACAAAATTATTCAGAATATAACCAGCAACTGGTCGATGAACACATCTACCAGGGCATGCCGGGTTATGACAATATCCTTTTCCGAGAAGCTTATATACTCTCCTATAATCATAAACACCGTATCCCAAATTGGGTTGCCTACAAAGTGGAGCCGGGTTATACAAATACGGTCCCACGATACGGAATCTTCAACTCATTTCGAGTGGACCAAAATATCCCGAATCCGGTAAGAGACCAGGAATACGTAGGACTTTACAACGGCGGGGAAGGATATGCCAGAGGACACCTGGCGCCATTTAATATTTCCGGAGGCGACCGCGACGGAGACGGACTCTATGGAGTAGCTGATACCAATGGTGACGGAGTAGTGAATGCAGATGATATGAAAGATCTCGAATTGTGGGAATTTGTAAGCGATGCCAATGAAATATCGAGAGTATATGAAATCAATCATCTCTCCAATGTAGCTCCCCAAGACCATGACGGATTCAACGGTGGCGGAGGGATCTGGCGTGATCTCGAGCGGTATATTCAGGATACCGTAGTAGAGGAGCAGGAAAAAGAGGTGTGGGTCTATGCCGGCACCGTACTTGGAAGAGGTGAGATGGAAAATGTTGGCACTAACAATGACATCACCGTACCTCCGATGTTTTTTAAAATAGTCGTTCGTAACGATAATCACGGCAAGCCACTGGTACTTGCTTTTCTACTTCCCCATCACAAAGAAGCCCACGGTGAGATCCAGGATTTTTTGGTTAGCGTCGATATCATTGAGGCTCTTACCGGACTCGATTTCTTTTCCAAAATGGACGAGGATATGGAAGGGAAGCTCGAGGCTGAAGATACCTGGTTAAACTGGGGTGAATTTTAA
- a CDS encoding TraR/DksA family transcriptional regulator, with amino-acid sequence MEETKKGKTPFDRQELEYFKRLLLEKRSEAEKELENIDRNIDNLNEADDADYSSVDHHMGDVGSDVEEQELSYQLKERTQKFIQEINDALERIQNGTYGICQATGKVISKGRLDAVPHTRFSKEAKEKGLSETP; translated from the coding sequence ATGGAAGAAACTAAAAAAGGAAAGACACCTTTTGACAGACAGGAACTCGAATATTTCAAAAGACTGCTCCTGGAAAAACGTAGTGAAGCCGAAAAAGAACTGGAAAATATTGACCGTAACATTGACAACCTGAATGAGGCCGATGACGCCGACTACTCATCCGTTGATCACCATATGGGGGATGTCGGATCTGATGTTGAAGAGCAGGAGTTAAGTTACCAGCTTAAAGAGAGGACGCAGAAGTTCATCCAAGAGATCAATGATGCTTTGGAACGTATTCAAAACGGCACCTATGGTATCTGCCAGGCTACCGGCAAAGTGATCTCCAAAGGCCGCTTGGATGCTGTACCGCATACGCGATTCAGCAAGGAGGCTAAAGAGAAGGGATTGAGTGAAACCCCTTAA
- a CDS encoding protein-L-isoaspartate(D-aspartate) O-methyltransferase, with the protein MSWNSDKSGKRDLKFKKRRQKLVDTLRDKGIQDERVLEAFNMVPRHEFIDTALEDRAYKDTALPIGKDQTISQPYTVARQTELLEIMPGEKVLEIGTGSGYQAAILCELGTTVYSIERHEELYERARAILKKLGYRVHQKLGDGTLGWSAYAPYDAIVVTAGAPVVPEDLVEQLQINGRLVVPVGGAQKQEMQRIIKIREGEFEKETYHDFKFVPLIGKKGWKGEDD; encoded by the coding sequence TTGAGCTGGAATTCGGACAAATCGGGTAAAAGGGATTTGAAATTCAAAAAACGCCGCCAAAAACTGGTGGACACGCTCAGGGATAAGGGTATACAAGACGAAAGGGTCTTGGAGGCTTTTAATATGGTACCTCGGCATGAATTTATTGATACCGCACTGGAAGACCGTGCCTACAAAGATACGGCACTTCCTATTGGTAAAGATCAGACCATTTCCCAGCCCTACACTGTGGCTCGGCAGACCGAACTGCTTGAAATAATGCCAGGTGAAAAAGTACTTGAAATAGGCACCGGATCGGGTTACCAGGCAGCAATCTTGTGTGAATTGGGAACAACCGTTTACAGTATTGAACGGCACGAAGAATTGTATGAAAGAGCCAGGGCAATTTTGAAAAAACTGGGGTACCGTGTCCATCAGAAGCTTGGCGACGGCACCTTGGGGTGGTCGGCCTACGCACCTTATGATGCCATAGTAGTTACTGCGGGGGCTCCTGTGGTACCTGAAGACCTGGTAGAACAGCTACAAATAAATGGGCGCCTGGTGGTTCCTGTAGGGGGAGCCCAAAAACAGGAGATGCAGCGCATTATTAAAATAAGGGAAGGAGAGTTTGAGAAGGAGACCTATCATGACTTTAAGTTTGTGCCACTCATAGGAAAGAAGGGGTGGAAGGGAGAGGATGATTAG
- a CDS encoding AsmA-like C-terminal region-containing protein, with the protein MKTFLRIAGGILAFLLLVILGLNIYFTDARLQKTVMPYVNEAVGRDVQVESMSLTFFSTFPQPGLSISRMSVPGESPDDTLMSLDELVVGVKLFSLFGNEISINEIILDNPKFTYQVYPDSTTNIDFLFETETEDDTTASGYAVNIPYFEVINGQFGYVDETSATDLRFQDLNATISLRYAELIESTVDLELGGLSATVDNTSYARGLPLSLSQTSTIDLEKEIVNLSSGTFSIRGLALDLSGSISDWSNTTSVDLNFNTSSDNFGELLRLVPAQYQEQVEELETRGSLAMQGTINGALNSEQLPRFSASIMVENGYLKNPDLPQAIENIQLNAKASNDELTIENLNAKAGSNAISGSGNLQKPLEENGAFSFDIKSDVDLATISSFYDIGQFDIEDMSGQMNLNATGQGNRAKPEAATFNADLRLSNGTLKYSGVPKAIQDINVDAKANQDLVTINRFDLAAAPNTFSMKGSVRQPLQEANRTINLDTNLRFDLASLKDFYPISEDTLEMNGILTAQATLDGKADQIERSVKSGSITLKNGFLFYKPLGNPLRDITFESVLEGAKMTIVEASFRSGENNLKMGGLITNYLGEDRSIDLKLEGFAMLNQITNYYNLEPTINRLDGTARVNLRTQGRPDTPAEMAFNGSLNIDNMNMDGEDFVHPITDLNGVMRLTPSSANLDSLSFNFGNSDMLLSGSLENYREYLKEKSDRNTTPLLKGSYYSQFLHVDEIIDWSDTTGADEPVLIELPDLNSSVTANIDRMLITGVNIRNLKAQASTTPTQIELNEAAAEMFEGKATGSLTWDVPQPDSTMITFNGSLQGVRAERFFEEYKVLGKKSRIHEYISGAFSSDLQYYSALNRFLDPIIGTTKMDGNFGMTKSRLKNHPLQLRIASMLKAQELESVSLDEWESTYTVSDTVLTLKDLRLTSSDVGLELNGTQHLVSQQVNYQMKLLLPPRFKKGISAILTTQATEALTQENGTIMMPLRVTGTLNNLNVKPDEEVIKPIIQKYLKDKAGNALKKIFGDG; encoded by the coding sequence ATGAAAACATTTTTGAGAATTGCAGGAGGTATCCTGGCATTTCTTTTACTAGTCATTCTGGGATTAAATATTTATTTCACCGATGCGCGCCTTCAGAAAACGGTGATGCCATACGTCAACGAAGCTGTTGGCCGTGACGTACAGGTAGAATCCATGTCACTTACTTTTTTCAGTACCTTCCCCCAACCGGGACTGAGCATCTCCAGAATGAGCGTCCCCGGTGAAAGTCCGGATGACACGCTCATGTCGCTTGACGAACTCGTGGTCGGTGTTAAGCTATTTTCCCTATTCGGCAACGAAATCAGCATCAACGAAATCATTCTGGACAACCCGAAATTTACCTACCAGGTATACCCCGACAGCACCACCAATATTGATTTTTTGTTTGAAACGGAAACCGAAGATGATACTACAGCTTCCGGTTATGCCGTAAATATCCCCTATTTTGAAGTCATCAACGGTCAGTTTGGTTATGTTGACGAAACATCGGCGACTGACCTTCGCTTTCAGGATCTGAACGCTACGATCTCATTACGCTATGCCGAACTGATCGAAAGTACCGTTGACCTGGAACTGGGCGGTCTGTCTGCCACGGTCGACAATACTAGTTATGCCAGAGGGTTGCCTCTCAGTCTATCGCAAACATCCACAATTGACCTGGAAAAGGAAATTGTAAATCTGAGTTCCGGGACTTTTTCTATCCGTGGTCTTGCACTGGATCTTTCAGGTTCAATATCCGATTGGAGCAACACTACAAGCGTAGACCTCAATTTCAATACCTCCTCGGATAATTTCGGTGAACTTCTCCGTCTGGTACCGGCCCAATATCAGGAACAGGTAGAAGAGCTGGAAACAAGAGGCTCGCTGGCTATGCAGGGTACTATTAACGGGGCGCTAAACTCAGAACAACTCCCTCGTTTCAGCGCGTCCATTATGGTTGAAAATGGGTATTTGAAAAATCCTGACCTTCCGCAGGCAATAGAAAATATTCAACTCAACGCCAAGGCATCCAACGATGAGCTTACTATTGAGAACCTGAATGCAAAAGCCGGCTCGAACGCTATATCAGGCAGCGGAAATCTTCAAAAGCCGCTAGAGGAGAACGGCGCCTTCAGCTTTGATATCAAAAGTGATGTTGACTTAGCAACCATCAGCAGTTTTTATGATATCGGACAGTTCGATATTGAAGATATGAGTGGGCAGATGAATTTAAACGCCACCGGACAGGGAAACAGAGCTAAGCCGGAAGCGGCAACATTTAATGCTGACCTTCGCCTGTCAAACGGCACGCTTAAGTACAGCGGGGTTCCTAAAGCCATCCAGGATATCAATGTCGATGCTAAAGCTAACCAGGATCTTGTTACCATAAACCGCTTTGACTTGGCAGCTGCACCCAATACTTTTTCCATGAAAGGTTCTGTGAGGCAACCCCTACAGGAGGCCAATAGAACCATCAATTTGGATACTAACCTGAGATTTGACCTGGCCTCCCTTAAAGATTTCTACCCTATCAGTGAAGATACCCTAGAGATGAACGGTATTCTTACAGCACAAGCAACATTGGATGGGAAAGCCGACCAGATTGAGCGATCGGTAAAGAGCGGAAGCATCACTCTTAAAAACGGATTTCTCTTTTACAAACCACTCGGGAATCCACTCCGCGATATAACCTTTGAATCGGTACTCGAGGGTGCAAAGATGACCATCGTGGAAGCCAGTTTCAGAAGCGGTGAAAACAATCTCAAAATGGGCGGCCTGATCACCAATTATCTGGGCGAAGACCGCTCCATCGATCTGAAACTGGAAGGTTTTGCCATGCTGAACCAGATTACCAACTATTATAATCTCGAACCGACCATAAACCGCCTGGATGGTACTGCAAGGGTAAATTTACGGACACAGGGGCGTCCGGATACTCCTGCTGAAATGGCCTTCAATGGCAGCCTGAATATTGATAATATGAATATGGACGGTGAAGATTTCGTACATCCTATTACCGATCTTAATGGGGTAATGAGGCTTACCCCTTCCTCAGCAAACCTTGACTCACTGTCATTTAATTTTGGTAACTCCGACATGCTTCTCAGCGGGTCACTTGAGAATTACCGTGAATACCTTAAAGAGAAAAGTGACAGGAATACCACTCCCCTACTTAAAGGAAGCTATTACAGCCAATTTCTTCATGTAGATGAGATTATTGACTGGAGTGATACCACAGGAGCTGATGAACCGGTACTGATTGAACTGCCTGATCTTAATAGTTCGGTAACTGCCAATATTGACCGTATGCTGATAACCGGTGTCAATATTCGAAACCTGAAAGCCCAGGCAAGCACTACTCCCACACAGATAGAATTGAATGAGGCAGCTGCCGAGATGTTTGAAGGAAAAGCCACAGGTTCTCTTACCTGGGATGTTCCGCAACCTGACAGTACCATGATTACTTTCAACGGTTCCCTGCAGGGTGTACGTGCCGAGAGATTTTTCGAAGAGTACAAAGTACTGGGTAAAAAAAGCAGAATTCACGAGTATATTTCCGGAGCGTTCAGCAGTGACCTTCAGTACTATTCGGCGCTCAACCGGTTCCTGGATCCGATAATCGGCACTACGAAAATGGACGGGAATTTTGGTATGACAAAGTCCAGGCTCAAGAATCATCCCCTACAGTTGCGTATTGCTTCCATGCTCAAGGCTCAGGAATTGGAGAGCGTATCACTTGATGAATGGGAAAGTACCTACACGGTGAGTGACACCGTACTCACTCTTAAAGACCTAAGGCTCACCAGCAGCGACGTCGGTTTGGAACTGAACGGTACCCAGCACCTGGTCAGCCAGCAAGTCAATTACCAGATGAAGCTCCTGCTTCCTCCGAGATTTAAGAAGGGAATTTCAGCTATTCTAACCACACAGGCTACAGAAGCCCTCACCCAGGAAAACGGAACCATCATGATGCCTTTGAGAGTGACCGGCACACTCAACAATCTCAACGTAAAACCGGACGAAGAGGTCATCAAACCAATTATTCAGAAATATCTAAAGGACAAAGCCGGCAATGCATTAAAGAAAATTTTTGGGGATGGCTAG
- a CDS encoding SpoIIE family protein phosphatase, with amino-acid sequence MRTHKIMVVDDEPDLQMLILQKFRKKIHNDDYEFYFAENGQEALDLLNVTSDISLILSDINMPKMDGLTLLQKLQEKEEQALKTVIVSAYGDMENIRTAMNRGAFDFVTKPIDFTDLEVTIERGLKEIHYIRENLKQKNLLNSVQQDLDTASRIQQKILPQDFPAFPDRKEFQVYAEMHTAKEVGGDFYDFFMIDDNHLGFVIGDVSGKGVPASIYMAVSRTMLKAIASQLKDPAECLQTVNTMLIPESDLTTFVTIFYGVLNTDTGVVKYCNGGHNLPYHMKDDGSVVQVENTEGLLLGKIEPIQFQTKEIQLKPGEKMFLYTDGLTEAMNENDEMYEDERVEEYLRTHSKDSDGKLLRGIIVDTLKFMNKAHQSDDITLLVMEYVGRE; translated from the coding sequence ATGAGAACGCATAAAATAATGGTAGTGGACGATGAGCCTGATCTACAAATGCTCATCCTCCAAAAATTCCGCAAAAAAATTCATAACGATGATTATGAATTTTATTTCGCTGAAAATGGCCAGGAAGCCCTGGATTTGCTAAACGTAACCAGTGATATCTCTCTGATTCTTTCTGACATCAACATGCCGAAAATGGATGGGTTGACCCTGCTTCAAAAGCTGCAGGAGAAGGAGGAACAGGCACTAAAGACGGTAATCGTCTCTGCTTACGGTGATATGGAAAATATTCGTACCGCCATGAATAGAGGTGCTTTTGATTTCGTGACCAAACCCATTGACTTTACAGATCTGGAGGTGACCATAGAAAGAGGACTCAAGGAGATTCATTACATACGGGAAAACCTGAAGCAAAAGAATCTGCTGAACTCGGTACAGCAAGATCTGGACACCGCATCACGTATACAGCAAAAAATCCTACCACAGGATTTTCCGGCCTTTCCGGACCGTAAGGAGTTCCAGGTATACGCAGAAATGCACACGGCCAAGGAAGTAGGCGGCGATTTTTATGATTTCTTCATGATCGATGATAATCACCTCGGCTTTGTAATAGGCGACGTATCCGGGAAAGGAGTTCCGGCATCGATCTATATGGCGGTATCAAGAACCATGTTAAAAGCTATTGCTTCACAACTTAAAGATCCTGCGGAATGCCTGCAGACTGTAAATACCATGCTCATTCCCGAAAGTGACCTGACTACCTTTGTTACGATTTTTTACGGGGTGCTAAATACCGATACCGGTGTTGTTAAATATTGCAATGGCGGACATAACCTGCCCTATCATATGAAAGACGACGGTTCGGTAGTACAGGTTGAAAATACGGAAGGATTGCTGCTTGGAAAAATTGAACCTATTCAGTTCCAGACCAAAGAGATACAGCTAAAGCCCGGTGAAAAGATGTTTCTGTATACCGACGGACTTACTGAAGCAATGAATGAAAACGACGAGATGTATGAAGACGAACGGGTAGAGGAATACCTGCGTACGCACAGCAAAGACAGTGACGGGAAACTGTTGCGCGGAATTATCGTGGACACCCTCAAATTCATGAATAAAGCCCACCAGTCGGATGATATAACTCTATTGGTAATGGAGTATGTAGGCAGGGAGTGA
- a CDS encoding DUF368 domain-containing protein yields the protein MEKSTQTDKQAASQKEQDETTWKESPFLLIKGFLMGSADIVPGVSGGTMALIVGIYSRLIHAIKSFDTRFVKDLVTFRFSSALSGVHWRFMTVLLAGIFSAILFFTKIVPLQVYMFTDPELIYGLFFGLIVGSIVILLKALDSFGWWHAFYVLLGTLIGFWVVTLVPADTSESPLFVFLSGSIAICAMVLPGISGSYILLILRKYDYILSQVGKLGTVETAEGLLMILPFVLGAITGLALFTRLLSWLLDHYYVQTIAVLIGFLIGSLYVIWPYQDRSYEEFITETEVIEYTGERAMELRENPPETNLPTYRRLGEVVNPNATFDELKQIELVTVKKKLVKSDPFIPYYSKEGAGTEHFGHGLIGMLIGLVMVIGLDFLRKWN from the coding sequence TTGGAAAAAAGTACGCAGACGGATAAGCAAGCAGCATCACAAAAAGAACAGGACGAAACTACCTGGAAAGAGTCGCCATTCTTGTTAATAAAGGGATTTCTGATGGGATCGGCAGATATCGTGCCCGGTGTCAGCGGAGGCACCATGGCACTGATCGTGGGCATATATTCACGACTGATACATGCCATTAAAAGTTTTGATACCCGATTTGTTAAAGATCTGGTGACCTTTCGTTTCTCCTCCGCGCTTTCGGGTGTGCACTGGCGTTTCATGACGGTTCTGCTTGCCGGTATTTTCTCAGCTATTCTATTTTTTACCAAGATCGTACCGCTACAGGTCTACATGTTTACGGATCCCGAACTCATATACGGTCTATTCTTCGGTCTCATCGTTGGCTCTATCGTGATACTGCTCAAGGCATTGGACTCTTTCGGTTGGTGGCATGCTTTTTATGTACTTCTGGGAACATTGATTGGTTTTTGGGTGGTTACCCTGGTACCGGCCGACACTTCTGAATCCCCGCTATTTGTATTTTTGAGCGGCAGTATTGCTATTTGTGCCATGGTTCTTCCCGGTATATCCGGTTCTTATATTCTGCTAATCTTGCGCAAATATGATTATATCCTCAGTCAGGTAGGCAAGCTGGGTACCGTTGAAACAGCTGAAGGCCTATTGATGATACTCCCATTCGTTCTGGGTGCCATTACAGGATTGGCACTTTTTACCAGGCTGCTATCATGGCTCCTGGATCATTATTATGTGCAGACCATTGCGGTTCTGATCGGGTTCTTAATCGGATCTTTGTACGTCATCTGGCCGTACCAGGATCGAAGCTATGAAGAGTTTATTACCGAAACAGAGGTCATCGAATATACCGGGGAGCGGGCGATGGAGCTGCGGGAAAATCCACCTGAAACCAACCTGCCTACTTACCGGCGTCTGGGGGAAGTTGTAAATCCGAATGCTACATTTGACGAACTGAAGCAAATCGAACTGGTGACGGTCAAGAAAAAATTGGTGAAGTCCGATCCTTTTATCCCTTATTACAGCAAGGAGGGAGCTGGGACCGAGCATTTTGGGCATGGACTGATCGGTATGCTGATAGGTCTTGTTATGGTAATAGGGTTGGACTTTTTACGAAAATGGAATTAG
- a CDS encoding sterol desaturase family protein, translated as MPELITVQELLAMGLPPIIIYAAPVMFALVFLEWGISAWQNKDRYEAKDFWASTAIGVGNIVVSSLTKVSIFGLILFFYNMMPWRVPYEWWSYPLCFIFLDFCRYWAHRIAHEQRIWWATHVPHHSSEQYNFSVSFRLSWVQGFKVLFFLPVAMAGFHPVVFFICHQIAVLYQFWIHTEMIDKLPRPIEFIFTTPSHHRVHHAKDDHYLDKNYGSTFIIWDRMFGTFQPELNTPNYGITKPPESYNPVYLVFHEFIDIWKDLKKAEGFKDYLWILFASPAEQARAVKEDESGAP; from the coding sequence ATGCCCGAATTAATTACTGTTCAAGAACTCCTGGCAATGGGTTTGCCGCCTATCATTATTTATGCTGCTCCCGTAATGTTTGCCCTTGTTTTCCTGGAATGGGGGATTAGTGCCTGGCAAAATAAGGACAGGTATGAAGCAAAGGATTTTTGGGCATCTACTGCTATAGGTGTGGGTAACATCGTTGTGAGTTCATTGACGAAGGTCAGTATTTTCGGACTTATACTCTTCTTCTATAATATGATGCCCTGGCGGGTTCCCTATGAGTGGTGGTCCTATCCGCTCTGTTTTATCTTTCTGGATTTCTGTCGTTACTGGGCACATCGTATAGCGCACGAGCAGCGCATCTGGTGGGCTACACACGTGCCTCATCACTCTTCTGAGCAGTATAATTTTTCGGTTTCTTTTAGGCTCTCTTGGGTGCAAGGGTTTAAGGTGCTTTTCTTTTTACCGGTAGCCATGGCCGGTTTCCACCCGGTGGTCTTCTTCATTTGCCATCAGATCGCGGTGCTCTACCAGTTCTGGATTCATACGGAAATGATTGACAAGCTTCCGCGTCCTATTGAGTTTATTTTTACTACGCCATCCCATCACAGGGTACACCATGCCAAGGACGATCATTACCTGGATAAGAATTACGGCTCCACTTTTATTATCTGGGATCGGATGTTCGGTACCTTTCAGCCGGAACTGAATACGCCCAATTACGGTATTACCAAACCCCCTGAATCCTACAATCCGGTGTATCTGGTATTTCATGAATTCATTGATATTTGGAAGGATTTAAAGAAGGCTGAGGGTTTTAAGGACTATCTTTGGATTCTTTTTGCAAGTCCGGCTGAACAGGCGCGTGCCGTTAAAGAAGATGAAAGCGGGGCACCTTAA
- a CDS encoding outer membrane lipoprotein-sorting protein — protein MIFRLSLLLLFLIPSFVGAQNIEDDPEARKIFEEVDQRRNKINSEQADMRMVIFDSRGNTRERDLLSFSMNDGEISKSLLIFESPANVRGTAFLSISEGSEEVQKLYLPALGQIQIISAAEKGDRFMGSDFTYEDLGDQDPEDYEFELRSKSDSTYVLRAEKTESSEYNYLNFYIDPERYVLQKIEYFNDDGQMIKRLEASGYSEVLDEVWQPGKMIMYDLRNDRKTELSWSDRNVNASIPGWRFTERGLRRGL, from the coding sequence ATGATTTTTCGACTTTCACTATTACTGCTGTTTCTGATTCCGTCTTTCGTGGGCGCACAAAATATCGAGGACGATCCAGAAGCACGGAAAATATTTGAAGAGGTAGACCAGCGACGCAATAAAATCAACAGCGAACAAGCAGATATGCGCATGGTGATTTTTGACAGCCGAGGTAATACCCGGGAGAGAGACCTTCTCTCTTTCAGCATGAATGACGGTGAGATCAGCAAAAGTCTGCTGATATTTGAATCCCCGGCAAATGTCAGGGGCACCGCCTTTTTGAGCATCAGTGAGGGATCCGAGGAGGTGCAAAAGTTGTATCTGCCGGCACTCGGCCAGATTCAAATCATCTCGGCGGCTGAGAAAGGTGACCGGTTTATGGGAAGCGATTTTACATACGAAGATCTGGGCGATCAGGACCCTGAAGACTATGAGTTTGAATTGCGTTCAAAAAGCGACTCAACTTACGTATTGAGAGCTGAAAAAACGGAAAGCAGCGAATATAATTACCTCAATTTTTATATAGATCCTGAACGCTACGTCCTTCAAAAAATTGAGTATTTCAATGATGACGGGCAGATGATTAAAAGACTGGAAGCATCAGGCTATTCTGAGGTGTTGGATGAGGTATGGCAACCCGGAAAAATGATAATGTACGATCTGCGCAATGACAGAAAAACAGAACTATCCTGGTCAGACAGAAATGTTAATGCATCCATCCCCGGTTGGCGATTTACGGAGCGCGGACTTAGACGCGGTCTTTAA
- a CDS encoding response regulator, with translation MKFLVVDDEKDVEMLFRQKFRKEIRNKQLELLFAFSGEEALEILESKTPPDVMYIFSDINMPGMSGIELLQHVKKHYPDIKVSMISAYGDSENYNRAIDSGAKEFFTKPINFETLKEEVQKEYNNSKDEQ, from the coding sequence ATGAAGTTTTTAGTCGTAGATGACGAAAAAGATGTAGAGATGCTATTTCGTCAAAAATTCCGAAAGGAAATCAGAAACAAACAGCTGGAACTGCTTTTTGCATTCTCAGGAGAGGAGGCTCTGGAAATACTGGAGTCAAAAACACCCCCTGATGTGATGTACATTTTCTCGGATATCAACATGCCGGGTATGTCAGGTATCGAGCTCTTACAGCATGTAAAAAAGCATTACCCGGATATAAAGGTCAGCATGATCTCTGCGTATGGGGATTCAGAAAACTATAACCGGGCTATTGATTCAGGGGCAAAGGAGTTTTTTACCAAACCCATCAATTTTGAAACTCTTAAAGAGGAAGTTCAAAAAGAGTATAACAATAGCAAAGATGAACAATAA